The Bernardetia litoralis DSM 6794 genome includes a window with the following:
- a CDS encoding WbqC family protein, which produces MQKILIELHYLPCLDYFKTILEANKEGKEIILEANENFNKQSYRNRAYILGANGKLALTVPVQKGSQKTIITDVKIDYKTDWNRKHWQSIKSAYGKSPFFIHYADFLEPIYENPPALLWEFNYKLLTICQKLLRISIPSKKTDSFDKEVDSNILDKRNSITPKKPAIFAHKEYYQTFGNKFENMDATTTAFENNLSILDLLFNEGTNAMAIIKG; this is translated from the coding sequence ATGCAAAAAATACTCATAGAACTTCACTATCTTCCTTGTTTAGATTATTTCAAAACCATTTTAGAAGCTAATAAAGAAGGCAAAGAAATTATTTTGGAAGCCAACGAAAATTTTAATAAACAAAGCTACCGAAATCGTGCTTATATTTTGGGTGCAAATGGAAAATTAGCTCTGACTGTTCCTGTTCAGAAAGGAAGTCAAAAAACAATTATTACAGATGTAAAAATTGATTATAAAACAGATTGGAATCGTAAGCATTGGCAAAGTATCAAATCTGCGTATGGAAAAAGTCCTTTTTTTATTCATTATGCTGATTTTTTAGAGCCAATTTATGAAAATCCACCTGCTCTTTTATGGGAATTTAATTACAAACTACTGACTATCTGTCAGAAACTTTTACGTATTTCGATTCCATCAAAAAAAACAGATTCTTTTGATAAAGAAGTAGATAGCAACATTTTAGATAAACGAAATAGCATCACTCCAAAAAAGCCTGCCATTTTTGCACACAAAGAATACTATCAAACGTTTGGCAATAAGTTTGAAAATATGGATGCTACAACAACAGCTTTTGAAAATAATCTAAGTATTTTGGATTTATTATTTAATGAAGGAACAAATGCAATGGCAATTATCAAAGGCTAA